In Anseongella ginsenosidimutans, one genomic interval encodes:
- the nuoI gene encoding NADH-quinone oxidoreductase subunit NuoI: MEKLENISLTGRKKVLEKKPMNFMERIYLPSIVQGLAITFKHLFRKKATVQYPEQKREFSANFRGIHSLKRDEEGKERCTACGLCALSCPAEAITMIADERKAGEEHLYREEKYASVYEINMLRCIFCGFCEEACPKQAIYLDGDIAPADVDRKNFIYGKDKLLEPLLK; encoded by the coding sequence ATGGAAAAATTGGAAAATATATCGTTGACGGGACGGAAGAAGGTGCTGGAGAAAAAGCCGATGAATTTTATGGAGCGGATTTATCTTCCTTCCATTGTACAAGGGCTTGCCATTACCTTTAAGCATTTATTCAGGAAGAAAGCTACTGTTCAGTACCCTGAGCAGAAGCGGGAATTTTCCGCGAATTTCAGGGGCATCCATTCCCTGAAGCGGGACGAAGAAGGAAAAGAACGCTGCACAGCCTGCGGGTTATGCGCCCTCTCCTGCCCGGCGGAGGCCATTACCATGATAGCCGACGAACGCAAAGCGGGAGAAGAACATCTGTACCGGGAAGAAAAATATGCTTCCGTGTACGAGATCAATATGTTGCGATGCATTTTTTGCGGTTTTTGTGAAGAAGCTTGTCCCAAGCAAGCCATTTACCTGGACGGGGACATTGCCCCCGCAGACGTGGACCGCAAAAATTTCATATACGGCAAGGACAAATTATTGGAGCCATTATTAAAATAA
- a CDS encoding NADH-quinone oxidoreductase subunit J family protein: MLTQSLFYFLSFLAVFSALAVIIAKNPVHSVLYLVLTFFAITGHYILLNAQFLAIVNVIVYAGAIMVLFLFVLMLLNLNAETEPQKPLYIKLAGVISGGLLLLVLIGALKTVDLPAGVTTNEPGIGLVENLGMVLFNEFLLPFELASVLLLTAMVGSVLIGRKEA, encoded by the coding sequence ATGCTAACGCAGTCGTTATTTTATTTTCTGTCCTTCCTGGCCGTTTTTAGTGCGCTTGCCGTGATCATTGCCAAGAACCCGGTTCATAGCGTGTTGTACCTTGTACTCACCTTTTTTGCCATCACCGGACATTATATCCTGCTTAACGCCCAGTTCCTCGCGATCGTGAACGTGATCGTGTATGCGGGGGCCATCATGGTACTTTTCCTGTTTGTATTAATGCTGCTGAACCTGAATGCCGAGACGGAGCCGCAGAAGCCGCTTTACATAAAGCTTGCCGGGGTGATTTCCGGCGGCCTCCTGTTGCTGGTCCTGATAGGAGCCCTGAAAACCGTTGACCTGCCCGCGGGTGTAACCACCAACGAGCCGGGCATTGGCCTGGTTGAAAACCTCGGGATGGTGCTGTTCAATGAATTCCTGCTGCCGTTTGAGCTGGCTTCGGTACTGCTGCTGACGGCGATGGTGGGATCGGTACTGATCGGAAGAAAGGAAGCCTGA
- the nuoK gene encoding NADH-quinone oxidoreductase subunit NuoK, producing MEETLQTIQSIPLEHYIWFCATLFVIGVIGVLIRRNAIIILMSVELMLNAVNLLLAAFSVHHGDPSGQVFVFFIMAVAAAEVAVGLAIIVMIYRNTGSVDINIMNKLKW from the coding sequence TTGGAAGAAACACTGCAAACTATACAATCGATACCGCTGGAACATTATATATGGTTCTGCGCCACCCTGTTCGTCATCGGCGTCATCGGCGTGCTGATACGCAGGAACGCGATCATTATTTTGATGTCGGTTGAATTGATGCTGAACGCGGTGAACCTGCTGCTGGCCGCGTTTTCGGTACATCACGGAGATCCGTCCGGGCAAGTATTCGTTTTCTTTATCATGGCGGTTGCCGCGGCGGAAGTAGCGGTAGGCCTGGCCATTATCGTGATGATCTACCGCAATACGGGTTCCGTGGACATTAATATTATGAATAAACTGAAGTGGTGA
- the nuoL gene encoding NADH-quinone oxidoreductase subunit L yields the protein MIEKSWLIPLLPFLGFLVNALGIQQIPKKAAGIIGSTSVLFSFVLSLLVFFELKGSDAGAVTVKLFDWISVGSLHIPFSFYIDPLTCVWLLIITGIGFLIHVYSAGYMHDDEGFGKFFSYLNLFVFFMLLLVMGAGYLIMFIGWEGVGLCSYLLIGFWYKNDAYNDAAKKAFIMNRIGDLGFLLGVFLLIGTFGSTDFTEIFPQAAGFQSGDPRLLAITLCLFIGAVGKSAQLPLYTWLPDAMAGPTPVSALIHAATMVTAGIYMVARSNILYALSPVSMTVVAVTGLATAVFAALIAISQNDIKKVLAYSTVSQLGYMFLALGVGAFTGAVFHVMTHAFFKALLFLGAGSVIHALHNQQDMRRMGGLKKAMPITFATMLLATLAISGIPPFSGFFSKDEILAHAFFHEPLLWVIGFAAALLTAFYMFRMMFLTFWGEFRGTEQEKQHLHESPSTMTIPLIVLAVLSVIGGFLGLPEVMAHQAHLLGAYLAPVFAQSKEVLPAMHVSHSTEWLLMAISVLGVLGSIGIAWSMYVKKKTIPREESVRRTGLMALSYHKFYVDELYEAVVARPLNALSVFFYRIMDIRVIDGLVNGIGKTIVAFSSTLRLWQTGRIGSYLFYMVAGIILIFLLNYLIF from the coding sequence ATGATAGAGAAATCCTGGTTAATACCTTTGCTTCCTTTCCTGGGATTTTTAGTGAACGCGCTGGGCATTCAACAAATTCCGAAAAAAGCGGCGGGCATTATTGGCAGCACTTCAGTCCTGTTCTCCTTTGTGCTGAGCCTGCTGGTATTTTTTGAGCTAAAGGGAAGTGATGCCGGGGCTGTTACTGTAAAACTATTCGACTGGATCAGCGTCGGAAGCCTGCACATCCCTTTTTCATTCTACATTGATCCCCTAACCTGCGTATGGCTGCTTATCATTACCGGGATCGGTTTCCTGATCCATGTTTATTCAGCCGGCTATATGCATGATGACGAAGGCTTCGGGAAGTTCTTTTCTTACCTGAACCTGTTCGTTTTCTTTATGCTGCTCCTGGTAATGGGAGCCGGTTACCTGATCATGTTCATTGGCTGGGAAGGAGTAGGTCTTTGTTCCTACCTGCTCATTGGATTCTGGTATAAGAATGACGCCTATAATGACGCGGCCAAGAAGGCCTTTATTATGAACCGTATCGGCGACCTGGGTTTTCTGCTTGGGGTATTCCTCCTGATCGGAACCTTCGGAAGCACCGATTTTACCGAAATATTCCCGCAGGCCGCCGGCTTCCAAAGCGGAGATCCGCGGCTGCTGGCTATTACCCTCTGCCTCTTTATCGGGGCCGTCGGGAAAAGCGCCCAACTCCCCCTCTACACCTGGCTGCCGGACGCTATGGCTGGTCCCACACCGGTTTCCGCCCTTATTCACGCCGCTACCATGGTAACAGCGGGGATCTATATGGTGGCCCGTTCCAATATTCTTTACGCACTTTCACCTGTTTCCATGACCGTGGTTGCAGTCACCGGGCTGGCGACAGCCGTTTTTGCCGCCCTGATAGCCATTTCACAGAACGATATTAAGAAAGTGCTGGCCTATTCCACGGTGAGCCAGTTAGGATATATGTTCCTGGCGCTGGGAGTAGGTGCGTTCACGGGAGCGGTCTTTCATGTAATGACGCATGCGTTTTTCAAAGCGCTGCTGTTTTTGGGCGCCGGAAGCGTTATTCATGCGCTTCATAACCAGCAAGACATGCGCCGCATGGGAGGATTGAAAAAAGCGATGCCAATTACTTTCGCGACCATGCTGCTGGCTACGCTTGCCATTTCGGGCATCCCGCCTTTTTCAGGCTTTTTCTCTAAAGACGAGATCCTGGCTCATGCTTTTTTCCATGAGCCGCTTTTATGGGTGATCGGCTTCGCCGCCGCCTTGTTGACCGCCTTTTATATGTTCCGGATGATGTTCCTCACGTTCTGGGGCGAGTTCCGGGGAACCGAACAGGAGAAGCAGCATCTGCATGAGTCTCCTTCCACCATGACGATCCCGCTGATCGTACTGGCCGTATTATCGGTAATCGGCGGATTCCTGGGCCTTCCGGAAGTCATGGCGCATCAGGCCCACCTGCTGGGCGCCTACCTGGCTCCGGTATTTGCCCAAAGCAAGGAAGTGCTGCCGGCTATGCATGTTTCTCATAGCACTGAATGGCTGTTGATGGCTATCTCGGTCCTTGGTGTGCTGGGTTCCATAGGCATCGCCTGGTCTATGTATGTAAAGAAAAAGACCATTCCCCGGGAAGAGAGCGTACGCCGCACAGGGCTGATGGCGCTGTCCTATCATAAGTTTTATGTGGACGAACTATACGAGGCCGTTGTAGCGCGGCCATTGAATGCCCTATCTGTATTTTTTTACCGTATTATGGATATCCGTGTAATTGACGGCCTGGTGAATGGCATAGGAAAAACCATTGTCGCCTTTTCCTCGACCCTCCGGCTGTGGCAGACCGGCAGGATTGGCAGTTACCTGTTTTATATGGTAGCAGGGATTATCCTGATCTTTCTTTTGAACTATTTGATCTTTTAG
- a CDS encoding complex I subunit 4 family protein — MITVILLLFPVLACLLTLAFPPAKAKYAALTFSVVELLLVGYAWINALPTGEYQFLADIPWVSSLGISFKLGMDGISLMMVLLTALLVPLVVLSTFQREIRKPAIFYALILFMQAGLTGVFVALDAFLFYIAWEAALIPIYFIAALWGGENRVKATFKFLIYTIAGSFFMLVGIIYLYLQTPGSHTFDITAFYALNLDYQQQVWVFFAFFIAFAIKMPLFPFHTWQPDTYAAAPTAGTMLLAAIMLKMGIYGVIRWILPVVPAAVFNWADVIITLAVTGIIYASVIAFRQKDIKRLIAYSSIAHVGLIAAGLFTLNEQAMQGAMIQMLNHGINVLGLFFIVDIVFNRTGTYDRAALGGIVHQAPVLAVCFMIVLLGSVALPLTNGFVGEFLLLSGIFSYSVLFAVLAGLTVIFSSVYMFRLYKDSMLGISNDITSGFRDIRGSERIVLFVVAGLVILIGVYPAPLLSLTEHSVSLLLDQVNAKLVNFQMLSDNLLP, encoded by the coding sequence ATGATTACAGTCATACTATTATTATTCCCTGTGCTGGCATGTTTGCTTACCCTGGCATTCCCGCCTGCAAAAGCGAAATATGCCGCGTTGACATTTTCCGTGGTGGAGCTGCTGCTGGTTGGCTATGCCTGGATCAATGCCCTGCCCACGGGCGAATACCAGTTCCTGGCCGACATCCCCTGGGTTTCAAGCCTCGGGATCAGCTTCAAGCTGGGCATGGACGGGATCAGCCTGATGATGGTGCTGCTGACCGCTCTTCTGGTGCCCCTGGTCGTCCTTTCCACTTTCCAGCGGGAGATCCGCAAGCCAGCCATATTTTATGCCCTGATCCTGTTTATGCAGGCCGGCCTTACCGGCGTATTTGTGGCTCTTGACGCCTTCCTGTTCTATATTGCCTGGGAAGCCGCACTCATTCCAATTTATTTTATTGCCGCCTTATGGGGCGGTGAAAACCGGGTAAAGGCTACTTTCAAATTTTTGATCTATACGATCGCGGGCAGCTTTTTTATGCTGGTAGGCATTATCTATCTGTACCTGCAAACACCGGGCAGCCATACTTTTGATATTACCGCCTTTTATGCGCTTAACCTGGATTACCAGCAGCAGGTATGGGTCTTTTTCGCATTCTTCATTGCTTTTGCCATAAAGATGCCGCTTTTTCCCTTTCATACCTGGCAGCCTGACACATATGCAGCGGCGCCTACCGCAGGAACCATGCTGCTGGCGGCCATTATGCTGAAAATGGGTATTTACGGAGTGATCCGGTGGATCCTTCCGGTAGTACCGGCGGCCGTATTCAACTGGGCCGACGTCATTATTACGCTCGCCGTGACCGGGATCATTTATGCTTCGGTGATTGCCTTCCGGCAGAAAGACATTAAACGCCTCATTGCCTACTCATCCATTGCGCACGTGGGGTTGATCGCAGCGGGGTTATTCACCCTGAACGAACAGGCTATGCAGGGCGCCATGATCCAGATGCTCAACCACGGCATTAACGTGCTGGGCTTGTTCTTTATCGTGGATATTGTGTTTAACCGTACCGGGACTTATGACCGGGCTGCGCTGGGAGGTATTGTACACCAGGCCCCGGTGCTGGCCGTATGTTTTATGATCGTGCTGCTGGGCAGCGTAGCCCTGCCGCTTACCAATGGTTTCGTAGGGGAATTCTTATTGCTTAGCGGTATTTTCAGTTATAGTGTTTTGTTCGCGGTTCTGGCTGGCCTTACGGTCATTTTCAGCTCGGTTTATATGTTCCGCCTGTATAAAGATTCCATGCTGGGTATTTCCAATGACATAACTTCGGGATTCAGGGACATCCGGGGTTCTGAAAGGATCGTGTTATTCGTGGTGGCGGGCCTTGTAATTCTGATAGGGGTTTATCCCGCTCCCCTGCTTTCCCTCACGGAACATTCGGTAAGCCTGCTGCTTGACCAGGTGAACGCGAAGCTGGTTAATTTTCAAATGCTCTCGGATAATTTGTTACCATAA
- a CDS encoding NADH-quinone oxidoreductase subunit N, with product MTSLIIVSLLAVAVLYLGLFKYKTALLPVSVTGLLAAAAMALLDWNQEKMYFSEMMLFDNYAVAFSVLLILTTLLIFGLSRNYFEKISGNVAEYYAMLLFALAGGIVMVSFYNMAMLFIGIEILSVSLYVLAGIRRNDPSSNEASLKYFLMGSFATGFLLFGIALIYGATGSFNLAAIAASDALESGLFRCGVLLMLVGLSFKVSAAPFHFWTPDVYQGSPGLVAMFMATVVKTAGFAAFLRLFSIAFPDISGFWSVTVAVLCILTLFSGNISAVFQQNFKRLLAWSSVSHAGYLLLAILAVGLSASSAVLVYTIAYSLASVAAFGIMILVSRERGSDHLDSFNGLSKSNPFLAFTLTLAVCSLAGIPLTAGFFGKFYVFKVALEQGYTWLVIIAVINAMIGIYYYFKVVIAMYMKENAAAAAISVQPGQRWVLSVVVILLFLFGIFPGLITDIL from the coding sequence ATGACGTCATTAATCATCGTATCGCTTTTAGCAGTTGCTGTATTGTACCTGGGCTTGTTCAAGTACAAAACCGCCCTGTTGCCGGTGTCGGTCACGGGATTGCTGGCTGCAGCGGCCATGGCGCTGCTTGACTGGAATCAGGAAAAGATGTATTTCAGCGAGATGATGCTGTTCGATAATTATGCCGTTGCCTTTTCCGTCCTGCTCATTCTTACCACGCTGCTCATCTTCGGCCTTTCCAGGAATTATTTTGAGAAGATCAGCGGTAATGTGGCCGAATATTACGCCATGTTACTTTTTGCCCTTGCCGGGGGCATTGTGATGGTTTCTTTTTACAATATGGCCATGCTCTTCATCGGCATTGAAATATTGTCCGTAAGCCTGTATGTGCTGGCCGGCATCCGCAGGAACGATCCTTCATCAAATGAGGCTTCGCTGAAATATTTTTTAATGGGCTCCTTTGCAACGGGTTTCCTCCTTTTCGGAATAGCCCTTATTTACGGCGCCACAGGTTCCTTTAACCTGGCTGCTATTGCCGCAAGCGATGCTCTTGAATCCGGCCTGTTCCGCTGCGGGGTACTCCTCATGCTGGTAGGGCTTTCCTTCAAGGTATCGGCTGCTCCTTTCCACTTCTGGACGCCGGATGTGTACCAGGGTTCTCCGGGCCTGGTGGCCATGTTCATGGCAACGGTCGTAAAAACTGCCGGCTTCGCCGCTTTCCTGCGCCTGTTCTCTATCGCCTTTCCCGATATTTCCGGCTTTTGGTCCGTTACGGTGGCGGTTTTATGCATACTCACCCTGTTTTCGGGCAATATAAGTGCTGTCTTTCAACAGAACTTCAAGCGGCTGCTGGCCTGGTCCAGCGTTTCGCATGCCGGCTACCTGCTGCTGGCCATCCTGGCAGTAGGCCTTTCAGCTTCTTCCGCTGTTTTGGTATATACCATTGCTTATTCGCTGGCCTCCGTGGCGGCTTTCGGAATTATGATTTTGGTGAGCAGGGAAAGAGGCAGCGATCACCTGGATAGCTTTAACGGGCTGTCGAAGAGCAATCCGTTCCTTGCTTTTACCTTAACGCTTGCGGTGTGTTCCCTGGCGGGAATTCCGCTGACCGCCGGCTTCTTCGGAAAATTTTACGTGTTTAAGGTAGCGCTTGAACAGGGATATACCTGGCTCGTGATCATTGCCGTTATCAATGCGATGATTGGTATTTATTATTACTTTAAAGTGGTGATTGCCATGTACATGAAGGAAAATGCCGCTGCCGCCGCAATTTCCGTGCAGCCAGGTCAACGCTGGGTGCTTTCCGTGGTAGTTATCCTTCTTTTCTTGTTTGGAATATTCCCCGGATTAATCACCGATATTTTGTAG
- a CDS encoding DedA family protein: MREIWEFIQQLIHPLELLQSMGPFALAVLLLIIFAETGLFFGFFLPGDSLLFVSGMLCAEGSLVEGNVTLLILLISIAAILGDFVGYWFGRKTGPVIFKRDDTFFFRKKYVLQAKDFYDRYGGFAIVAGRFLPIIRTFAPIVAGVVGLDFKRFVFLIFSEQLSGLLQ; encoded by the coding sequence ATGCGGGAAATCTGGGAATTTATTCAGCAACTTATTCATCCTCTCGAACTGCTTCAAAGTATGGGGCCGTTTGCATTGGCGGTGCTTTTGCTGATTATTTTCGCGGAGACTGGCCTTTTTTTCGGTTTTTTCCTGCCGGGTGATTCGCTGCTTTTTGTTTCCGGCATGCTTTGCGCGGAAGGTTCCCTGGTTGAAGGAAACGTAACCCTGCTAATCCTGCTGATCTCAATCGCCGCTATTCTGGGCGATTTTGTCGGGTATTGGTTTGGCCGCAAAACGGGGCCGGTTATCTTCAAACGGGACGATACATTTTTTTTCCGGAAGAAATACGTGCTTCAGGCCAAGGACTTTTACGACCGGTACGGCGGCTTTGCCATTGTGGCCGGTCGCTTTTTGCCTATAATTCGTACCTTTGCTCCTATTGTTGCTGGAGTGGTAGGCCTTGATTTCAAAAGGTTTGTATTTTTAATATTTTCGGAGCAATTATCTGGGCTACTTCAATGA
- a CDS encoding inorganic diphosphatase, whose product MDADPWHSVEPGPESPRVVNALIEIPKGSKAKYEVDKKSGLLKLDRVLFSSVMYPANYGFIPQTYCDDKDPLDILVLCSQSLVPLCLVEAKVIGVMHMVDDDEKDDKIIAVANHDMSVNYINDLSDLPPHTEKEIIRFFEDYKTLEHGNVVVEEFLGREHAYRIIEESLQLYLDTFKS is encoded by the coding sequence ATGGACGCAGACCCATGGCATTCGGTTGAACCGGGCCCGGAATCCCCCCGGGTGGTGAATGCCCTAATAGAAATACCCAAGGGCTCGAAAGCCAAATACGAAGTCGATAAGAAAAGCGGCTTGCTGAAATTGGACAGAGTTCTTTTTTCATCCGTGATGTACCCGGCCAATTACGGCTTTATTCCGCAAACCTATTGCGACGATAAGGACCCTTTGGATATCCTGGTATTATGTTCCCAGTCGCTGGTCCCCCTGTGCCTGGTGGAAGCCAAAGTCATAGGCGTAATGCATATGGTGGACGATGATGAAAAGGACGATAAGATCATTGCGGTGGCCAATCACGATATGTCGGTAAATTATATTAACGACCTGTCCGACCTCCCTCCTCATACCGAAAAGGAAATCATTCGCTTTTTTGAAGACTACAAAACGCTGGAGCATGGAAACGTGGTGGTAGAGGAGTTCCTGGGCCGCGAACACGCTTACCGGATCATCGAGGAAAGCTTGCAGCTTTACCTCGATACTTTCAAAAGTTAA
- a CDS encoding hemolysin family protein produces the protein MAFDIILAVFLVILNGFFVAAEFAIVKVRASQIDLKIQEGARAAKIAKHITTHLDGYLAATQLGITIASIGLGFVGENVGEQILLSLFGGVLSPEEAHRWSVPVAFFLVTILHIVFGELAPKSIAIQRPISTSIAIALPLQLFYYIFRPIVWLLNGFANLMLRMIGIKPVTGREVHTTEELQLLLAQGMETGALDSSEHELIQNVFDFKDRIVKNIMVPRTEISAIDINTSSEEVLNIIINERYTRFPVFDKSIDNIVGIIHAKDVLVKVRDGQEVVPGEIMREPYFTPESKNVSDLLKELQLKKNTMMAVVLDEFGGTAGMVTLEDIVEELVGEIQDEYDEEKPVVEQVDENEYLVNALAPITDVNEFLPEELPEDDDYDTVAGLMNVIFEKIPEVGETKDAYGYNFTILTKINRKVESVRLLRLEGDEVTENSEDE, from the coding sequence ATGGCCTTTGATATTATTCTGGCGGTTTTCCTTGTAATCCTGAACGGCTTCTTCGTTGCAGCGGAATTTGCTATTGTAAAAGTTCGCGCTTCGCAGATAGACCTCAAGATACAGGAAGGCGCCCGGGCGGCAAAAATAGCCAAACACATTACTACACACCTGGACGGCTACCTGGCGGCTACTCAGCTGGGAATTACCATTGCCAGTATTGGTCTTGGCTTTGTGGGTGAAAATGTAGGGGAGCAGATTCTTCTTTCCCTGTTTGGCGGCGTGTTATCACCTGAAGAAGCTCATCGCTGGTCAGTGCCGGTCGCTTTTTTTCTGGTGACCATTCTACACATTGTTTTCGGCGAACTGGCGCCCAAATCCATTGCCATACAACGGCCTATCAGCACCTCCATTGCTATAGCGCTGCCCCTGCAACTCTTTTATTATATTTTCAGGCCTATCGTATGGCTGCTGAACGGCTTTGCCAACCTCATGCTGCGGATGATCGGGATCAAGCCTGTTACAGGCCGTGAAGTACATACGACCGAAGAGCTGCAGCTTTTGCTCGCACAGGGAATGGAGACCGGAGCCCTGGATTCCTCTGAACACGAACTTATACAGAACGTCTTCGATTTCAAGGATCGCATTGTGAAGAACATCATGGTGCCGCGCACGGAAATTTCGGCTATTGATATCAATACTTCCTCTGAAGAGGTGTTGAATATTATCATTAACGAGCGGTATACGCGTTTCCCGGTCTTTGATAAGTCCATTGATAATATTGTTGGTATCATCCATGCCAAGGATGTACTGGTAAAGGTACGGGACGGGCAGGAAGTGGTGCCGGGCGAGATCATGCGCGAGCCTTATTTTACCCCCGAATCGAAAAACGTGAGCGACCTTTTGAAAGAATTGCAGCTAAAGAAAAATACCATGATGGCTGTGGTACTGGATGAATTCGGCGGCACCGCCGGCATGGTGACCCTGGAGGACATCGTGGAGGAACTGGTGGGCGAGATCCAGGATGAGTATGACGAAGAAAAGCCGGTGGTGGAGCAGGTGGACGAAAATGAATACCTGGTCAATGCACTTGCGCCGATCACCGACGTCAACGAATTCCTTCCAGAGGAACTTCCCGAAGACGACGATTATGATACGGTAGCAGGATTGATGAACGTGATCTTTGAGAAGATCCCCGAAGTTGGCGAAACCAAGGATGCCTACGGTTATAATTTCAC